DNA from Vigna radiata var. radiata cultivar VC1973A unplaced genomic scaffold, Vradiata_ver6 scaffold_246, whole genome shotgun sequence:
GACCGCGATTTCTGTAATTGAATCCTCCTCAGTAGTcacattaaaagttttttttttttttacagtatAAACACTTATGACTACAGTGTCAACCTTGCTTTTGGAAGCAAACTAACTTTGGTAACTAAAAACCTTTGACAAGTCCCACTAATCggtattgaaaaataaaaattgaatttgaatataGGAAATGAACAACCGCTGGTTGAAAAGGAAACGATGGACTCCACATAACGAAACAAGGTTAAATTATAATGttgtctttttaaaaaaaatactataaaaaattctagttttcaaagtttggaaaataaaaagttttggtccaatcttcaattttatatggtttaatatttttttttatgttcatgttttaattaatcaaattatttttggatGGTTTTTGTTGAATGCAAGCTTGGACagtcaaaaagaaaaaatgtactctgaaaaaaagtaaaaagagtaTAGTGTAAAAGAAATGGATATTCTTGTAATTTAAAATGTGTTGACATGACTTTCTCTTCATTCTCTTTATTCGTGCAAAGATTCGTCGAAGCTCAATCTAAAACATCAGTCTTTCAAAATCACTGCAAATCACCTCATCCAAACAATATTGATACCTACATTTCTTTTTTCGATTACAATAAATCaactcaaacaaacacaacattaatattataattagataATATGTGACATCCCTATTTTATACCATACATGTTTAAAAATCAAGATGTccacattgataataaaagagagcagtTGAAGAGTAGAAAAGTTAATCAGGTTTTGATTACAGTAATCCCGAAATCTAGAGGAAATTAAATAANCAAAACACATGGGAAAAATTCtagagtttttcaaaatagatacaTATGTTCAACTAGAAGgtcaacaaattataaatcctaaaaaaaaactaagatgCAGCATCAGTGTTGTCTTGGTCTTCCAAAACATCCTCCAAAGTGGGCTCATGctcatctgctcacatccaacaaggatgatcatcgcaaaagagaaacatacaacatacacaaaaacaaggcaagggtgagctaattatatNNNNNNNNNNNNNNNNNNNNNNNNNNNNNNNNNNNNNNNNNNNNNNNNNNNNNNNNNNNNNNNNNNNNNNNNNNNNNNNNNNNNNNNNNNNNNNNNNNNNNNNNNNNNNNNNNNNNNNNNNNNNNNNNNNNNNNNNNNNNNNNNNNNNNNNNNNNNNNNNNNNNNNNNNNNNNNNNNNNNNNNNNNNNNNNNNNNNNNNNNNNNNNNNNNNNNNNNNNNNNNNNNNNNNNNNNNNNNNNNNNNNNNNNNNNNNNNNNNNNNNNNNNNNNNNNNNNNNNNNNNNNNNNNNNNNNNNNNNNNNNNNNNNNNNNNNNNNNNNNNNNNNNNNNNNNNNNNNNNNNNNNNNNNNNNNNNNNNNNNNNNNNNNNNNNNNNNNNNNNNNNNNNNNNNNNNNNNNNNNNNNNNNNNNNNNNNNNNNNNNNNNNNNNNNNNNNNNNNNNNNNNNNNNNNNNNNNNNNNNNNNNNNNNNNNNNNNNNNNNNNNNNNNNNNNNNNNNNNNNNNNNNNNNNNNNNNNNNNNNNNNNNNNNNNNNNNNNNNNNNNNNNNNNNNNNNNNNNNNNNNNNNNNNNNNNNNNNNNNNNNNNNNNNNNNNNNNNNNNNNNNNNNNNNNNNNNNNNNNNNNNNNNNNNNNNNNNNNNNNNNNNNNNNNNNNNNNNNNNNNNNNNNNNNNNNNNNNNNNNNNNNNNNNNNNNNNNNNNNNNNNNNNNNNNNNNNNNNNNNNNNNNNNNNNNNNNNNNNNNNNNNNNNNNNNNNNNNNNNNNNNNNNNNNNNNNNNNNNNNNNNNNNNNNNNNNNNNNNNNNNNNNNNNNNNNNNNNNNNNNNNNNNNNNNNNNNNNNNNNNNNNNNNNNNNNNNNNNNNNNNNNNNNNNNNNNNNNNNNNNNNNNNNNNNNNNNNNNNNNNNNNNNNNNNNNNNNNNNNNNNNNNNNNNNNNNNNNNNNNNNNNNNNNNNNNNNNNNNNNNNNNNNNNNNNNNNNNNNNNNNNNNNNNNNNNNNNNNNNNNNNNNNNNNNNNNNNNNNNNNNNNNNNNNNNNNNNNNNNNNNNNNNNNNNNNNNNNNNNNNNNNNNNNNNNNNNNNNNNNNNNNNNNNNNNNNNNNNNNNNNNNNNNNNNNNNNNNNNNNNNNNNNNNNNNNNNNNNNNNNNNNNNNNNNNNNNNNNNNNNNNNNNNNNNNNNNNNNNNNNNNNNNNNNNNNNNNNNNNNNNNNNNNNNNNNNNNNNNNNNNNNNNNNNNNNNNNNNNNNNNNNNNNNNNNNNNNNNNNNNNNNNNNNNNNNNNNNNNNNNNNNNNNNNNNNNNNNNNNNNNNNNNNNNNNNNNNNNNNNNNNNNNNNNNNNNNNNNNNNNNNNNNNNNNNNNNNNNNNNNNNNNNNNNNNNNNNNNNNNNNNNNNNNNNNNNNNNNNNNNNNNNNNNNNNNNNNNNNNNNNNNNNNNNNNNNNNNNNNNNNNNNNNNNNNNNNNNNNNNNNNNNNNNNNNNNNNNNNNNNNNNNNNNNNNNNNNNNNNNNNNNNNNNNNNNNNNNNNNNNNNNNNNNNNNNNNNNNNNNNNNNNNNNNNNNNNNNNNNNNNNNNNNNNNNNNNNNNNNNNNNNNNNNNNNNNNNNNNNNNNNNNNNNNNNNNNNNNNNNNNNNNNNNNNNNNNNNNNNNNNNNNNNNNNNNNNNNNNNNNNNNNNNNNNNNNNNNNNNNNNNNNNNNNNNNNNNNNNNNNNNNNNNNNNNNNNNNNNNNNNNNNNNNNNNNNNNNNNNNNNNNNNNNNNNNNNNNNNNNNNNNNNNNNNNNNNNNNNNNNNNNNNNNNNNNNNNNNNNNNNNNNNNNNNNNNNNNNNNNNNNNNNNNNNNNNNNNNNNNNNNNNNNNNNNNNNNNNNNNNNNNNNNNNNNNNNNNNNNNNNNNNNNNNNNNNNNNNNNNNNNNNNNNNNNNNNNNNNNNNNNNNNNNNNNNNNNNNNNNNNNNNNNNNNNNNNNNNNNNNNNNNNNNNNNNNNNNNNNNNNNNNNNNNNNNNNNNNNNNNNNNNNNNNNNNNNNNNNNNNNNNNNNNNNNNNNNNNNNNNNNNNNNNNNNNNNNNNNNNNNNNNNNNNNNNNNNNNNNNNNNNNNNNNNNNNNNNNNNNNNNNNNNNNNNNNNNNNNNNNNNNNNNNNNNNNNNNNNNNNNNNNNNNNNNNNNNNNNNNNNNNNNNNNNNNNNNNNNNNNNNNNNNNNNNNNNNNNNNNNNNNNNNNNNNNNNNNNNNNNNNNNNNNNNNNNNNNNNNNNNNNNNNNNNNNNNNNNNNNNNNNNNNNNNACATAATACCTCATTCAACAGATTCAACTTGACATTCAAAGCACATCAAACATTCACCCAGAAccttatattttcataatagcATAATATAGTCCCTGCATATATTCACAAACACATAACAGGAAATCCAATCACGCAGAGACATCAACCCATCAAGTAATTCATAAAAATTCAGATTCAATAGATATtctcaaaaatttcaaaaacattcaagagataacacatttatataattttggctccccttacctggtggGATGCTTAACGTAGTTCACAGATGCTCTACAGTACCCTCCTACAACTTTCGAAAATGAACAGAACCTAGAaatcaccaatttggtgataGGACAAGCTTCTTTTAGAGCTGAAATataatggaaagaaaaagaaaaaaaaacgtggAAAGTACATGCAACCAGAAAAATTGGTTGCTCTAGTTCaagaacagaaaagaaaaataggaaaaattttCTTACCTGACGAAACGAGAAACCAATCGGATGGTTTCGTAGCCCTTGACTCNAGGAGCaataatatgcaatcaaatcacAACTCTAACGGTGGAATATGctggaaatctagagagaagtgAGAGCTTGAGTTAGGGCAAGGTTTCTGTtcttgagagagaaaagaaaatggagaaatGAATTTCTGAAGCTAAGGGAAGGGACCCCTCTTTTGGCCATGTGCCCAATACGAATGGGCCTGGGATCTTTTCAGAGGCCCAATAgccttaaatattttaagggcCTTGCATAATCTAtcataagaaataagaaattgaGTTACGAGGAACAACTTACtaaagaaaatgtttaactaagataaagaaaactagtcttaatatttatacattttatgtCTATGATGATTATTGGGCACTCTCTTGTTGGATTATTGAATTGGTATGTTGCATTTGTTGACTTGATTGATGTGTgaaattgttaatttaatttattggtGATGTGTGAATGATTTGTTGATCTCTTAATTGATCTGTAGAAGATTATACTTGCGGTATTCTTGGTTTCTAATAAGtctttagttttgaaaaaaaaaaaatagatacacacactaaatttttaatattaacaaaagaattttttcttttagcatatataaatattatcaattttattctctgaataaccaatttttaaatttaagcattttttaatattaaaaaattatctataataaaaatatatactcacaaaataaatataaattatctataatttatttttacaattacaataattttattattttttattatctgaaaaaatgtatttatatatatatatatatatatatatatatatatatatagagagagagaggggggaaagagaaatagaaaattaGTATAACACTCACATCCTAAAAAAAAAGTGCAGTACAAGTAGTAATAATTAGTCAATAAACTACTTTTaaacaaaagatataaaaaattctaaacaaATGTTAAAATGTAGAAAGACTCTTccttttgtgtttatttttctttttcaatttttctctttcttaagtaatttttttcaatgtaaCCTTTCCCTCGCTggttatttatttctctttcccTTTCTGCGTGTGTAGTGCATTTTGTGCAGTGTGCGATTGAAGTGTGGTGATCCTTTACTTCTGAAGTAGTAAAGCAAAGGGAATGGGAATGGTGGTGGCAGTGACGGTTACAGTAACGGCAATGGTAATGGAGATGGTGGGAGGAGGGAGTTGGTGCGTGGCAAAGATTGGAGTGAGCGAGGAGGTACTGCAGAGAGCATTGGACTCTGCATGTGGAGATGGCGGAGCCGATTGCGCTCCCATTCAGTCCAACAACCTTTGCTTCTTTCCCAACACCCTTCAAGCTCACGCTTCCTACGCCTTCAACAGCTTTTACCAGCGAAACGGAAGAGCTTCTAACGCCTGCCTCTTCGATGGCGCTTCCACCATCGCCCAAACAGATCCCAGTGCGTGCTCTTCTGTACTATACCATGCcgtttataatgattttttccAATTTCTCACTCACTGTTTATGTTTACACAGGCTATGGATCTTGCGTGTACCCGTCCTCTGCAATCACAACTCCAACAGCCAGGTATGTCATCTTAATTAATCCTTAGTTAAGTAATTAATCACACCGACGAACGAACTAGCTAAATTAATcaagagtaaaaaaaattatggataagattaaaagtgaaaattggATGATGGGTGGGAAAGAAGCGGGAAAGGTCTGAATTCACGTGCAGGCGGAGAGTGTCTGTGAGAGAACCGAGACGCATGCGTGACTGAGGTGAGGTCAGATGTCTGTGACTGTACGTTGTGTTCTCTCGTGCTTCTCAACTAATTTGTCTCATTTATTCCACGCAATCCAACCGTTCATTCATTTTCATCCTCTTGAGCAAATACAGGGCTCAGTGCATTGGCCAAAACACCCtcaaattaaagattaaatccCTTAATTCAATCTCCATATCAGTACTATgatttatcatgcatttttgttcaaaataaatTCGTGAGAGAtatctttttgtttaattttttatcatataaattataaataatttgatgttaaagaaaaattagataacAGTTATATTTTTACTGCTTAAAGAGTATTTTCATATCGTGTTTCTTTTCCATTTGAtttaaataggaaaaaaatatttatttattttccatttccGCAtgtatattctattttttactGCAGGAGTCATTAACATCTAAGACCTTCTaattatgtgaaataaaattCTGGATTAGATAAAAACTAAAGATcgtgaattttaaattagatagtgaattataaaagtaaaatatattttttatgttttgaaaacaccttttttttatcatgactCCTGTAAGATGATTTAGTAGAacgataattattttattttgtaagtcACAATTAAGGTCTTGATGACCAAAATTTACacgaaaaattaattaaactccaAATGACTAAATTCTGAACCGAGATTTAGTGTAAATATCTAATCCATTGAAATTTGGTAAAActttttacttaaataatattttaaaaaataattacactaataaaatttgtttcaatttaattatctaACCAGGCATCTTTACTTCATCTATATCTATATGTAAAAGAAGTTATCCTTTTTTGTGTTTactttttaaacatgttttaagttaaaataattacattttcaattttaccttttaaatgtatgttatttaaatttaattattttttaaattaaaataatgattttattattttaaattattatttatttatttttttaattgatttaattatcaaaaaaatactCATCCCATTAATATATAGAAAGTGAATTCATAGAGACACGCTGCAGATGTCCTTTTAGAAAactacttttaagaaaaaaaaaaaaacgcttaaaatgatttttttgaaaaaattacattacattataattattcatgataaattattttaaatataataatttaattgcaTTTAATATTAAGtgataagtaattattttagatgataAAGATTTATACTAAAGATGAAggtttttaagtatttaaaatatttgaaaaagcaTTAGAAAGTATaaaattcttacaaatttaaattaatagtttcatattttaaaattattagagtttaactacaatttttgaaaatttaatttataaattgaatttgtaATTAATAAGTATTTAATCGTCTTAAAGAGTTATATAACtagaaaaaaatactatatatcTATATGTAATATTGGATTATATTACATTGAActaataatatgatttatttttcaaaatatatcaaataatgtttaattttcaaatatttgaatGTAGAGtggttaaatttttatataagactagatgaatattttcaaagttaacaaaaaaaattaaatatgaaaaattacaaatgaaatATCAGAGATGTAATtgaaatgaaaggaaataacaaaataaatggtTGAGGACCCTATTATCTCTTTCGGGAAAAAAACCGGCAATGCTCTTAAActgaaacattttatataagtaacttttgaagaaaattaattttgtttgtaaaatataagttactatcaataataaatttattagtatattagtcttaataaaatatacacgGCAAAGTCTATAACATTCACACAATTTCCCCCCGTCTCATCATTTTAAGTTATGATCCTTTAAACTCAAATAACTAATATGCATTaataaagaattttctttttattactcTTTTGGCATTTTATCCTTtagatttctatttttaaaatttaagtaatctcttataataaaaacaattacctACATAATAATTATGTACGATAgatttataaagattttttacttttattttagtgaaaactATCTatacttattaataaaaaaaataatttttgtaattcttttataataattttttatgtaccctttttttattactttttttaatataattattttattatttaatcttttaaattttataattatttttaaaatttagttaactgtttacaataaaaaaaatacttataattaaattataaaaattatttgttatatctattataatatttacattaaaattaattctttttattaaattatgggAGTATACGTGT
Protein-coding regions in this window:
- the LOC106778249 gene encoding PLASMODESMATA CALLOSE-BINDING PROTEIN 3-like, with amino-acid sequence MGMVVAVTVTVTAMVMEMVGGGSWCVAKIGVSEEVLQRALDSACGDGGADCAPIQSNNLCFFPNTLQAHASYAFNSFYQRNGRASNACLFDGASTIAQTDPSYGSCVYPSSAITTPTASTAEVTNTTVPTPSSTTTTPIQGGEGGDVAGVNPQIPQNSTPTSNTISSSFLHFLLILFLGDTFFVV